Proteins encoded by one window of Synechococcus sp. WH 7805:
- a CDS encoding glycosyltransferase family 39 protein: MAAGAFRALLLLIWVLATAADRLWWTRHGGLPAWDQADYLNSALDHGRALGLLPGGGWQGWQALLDLSPKIPPLGSLINGAVIAVSGDAPAQAAWSLSFWNGLLLLATAGWALNLRSPQRLARPFALLAAAVVSLAPMLLELRTDYLLELPLTACVTLALWRLGCWLEPHRQSSWWQAFAAALAVSAALLVKQSALLVLIPACAWAVVVALRSGVRRQAQLAVGLTLVALSLLPWLRHNWITTLGGTNRAVIESAALEGDPGVLTLVGWLWYPRLLPDQVGWVLLLVGLSGLVLLLQQWLCGLVAPPRDGADRRQGWVWLVGMLVLGWLFTNLSPNKDSRYIAPLLPLLLLLLSRGWLQWGLWIRRRWPVHARWLPGLALAAGGLAAATHGWMQQSARLQNRYQGPLESIVQRAGGGVPGAAPGTLIVVPSTPDLNQHNVSYYGRRNGGQLVGRQLGGSLDHVQPVLDHAELVLLAEGDQGSVRKAARRLDRAVREAGVFERVETFPRPGGGSYSLWSRRADVPALPGFDQRFPALASALEKGPSGLEPIFSSVAIEHMLDGHFLYRGPTREAALTRLKADPEDRQARWTLALLAVLANRPLEASRQFAGLEQRLPNNAWPSAFRAVVLLAGWDPGKAAAVAAAAGEQHGNQPVLRGLDAAASVLSGAIWRIPEAVEILPEAIRLVEESLETQENASS, from the coding sequence ATGGCAGCGGGAGCGTTTCGGGCGCTGCTGCTGTTGATCTGGGTGCTGGCCACGGCTGCGGATCGGCTGTGGTGGACGCGCCACGGTGGCTTGCCCGCCTGGGATCAGGCGGACTATCTCAACAGTGCTCTGGATCATGGTCGGGCGCTTGGTCTGCTCCCGGGAGGTGGCTGGCAAGGATGGCAGGCTCTGCTCGACCTCTCTCCGAAAATTCCGCCTCTCGGCTCTTTGATCAACGGTGCTGTGATCGCGGTCAGTGGCGATGCACCGGCGCAGGCTGCCTGGAGTCTCAGTTTTTGGAATGGACTGCTTCTTTTGGCCACGGCCGGTTGGGCGTTGAATCTTCGTTCTCCGCAGCGTCTGGCCCGGCCATTCGCGCTGCTGGCTGCTGCCGTCGTCTCACTGGCGCCAATGCTCCTGGAGTTGCGCACCGACTACCTGCTGGAATTACCCCTTACCGCATGCGTGACCCTGGCGTTGTGGCGTCTGGGGTGTTGGCTCGAACCCCATCGGCAGTCCTCCTGGTGGCAGGCCTTCGCCGCTGCTCTGGCGGTGTCAGCGGCCTTGCTCGTGAAACAGAGTGCCCTGCTCGTACTGATTCCTGCCTGCGCCTGGGCTGTGGTGGTTGCCCTGCGTTCAGGTGTCCGTCGCCAGGCGCAGCTGGCGGTGGGCCTGACTTTGGTGGCCCTCAGTCTCCTGCCCTGGCTGCGCCACAACTGGATCACCACCCTTGGAGGGACCAACCGCGCCGTGATCGAGTCGGCGGCCCTCGAGGGTGATCCCGGCGTGTTGACCCTGGTCGGTTGGCTCTGGTACCCCCGGCTGCTGCCGGATCAGGTTGGCTGGGTGTTGCTGCTGGTCGGTTTATCAGGTTTGGTGCTCTTGCTTCAGCAATGGCTGTGCGGTCTGGTGGCGCCGCCCCGGGATGGGGCCGACCGTCGCCAAGGCTGGGTCTGGTTGGTGGGGATGTTGGTGCTGGGCTGGCTGTTCACCAACCTGAGCCCAAATAAGGATTCCCGCTACATCGCTCCGTTGCTGCCACTTCTGCTGTTGTTGTTGAGCCGGGGCTGGTTGCAGTGGGGGCTCTGGATCCGGCGTCGCTGGCCTGTGCACGCGCGCTGGTTGCCGGGTTTAGCCCTGGCCGCAGGAGGACTGGCCGCTGCTACCCACGGCTGGATGCAGCAGTCGGCACGGTTGCAGAACCGTTATCAAGGCCCATTGGAATCGATCGTGCAGCGTGCCGGAGGCGGAGTGCCAGGCGCTGCGCCCGGCACCCTGATCGTGGTGCCGAGCACCCCTGATCTGAATCAGCACAACGTCAGCTACTACGGGCGCCGGAATGGAGGCCAGCTGGTCGGGCGTCAGCTTGGTGGCAGCCTCGATCACGTGCAGCCGGTGCTGGATCATGCCGAGCTGGTGCTGCTGGCGGAGGGGGATCAGGGATCCGTGCGCAAGGCGGCCCGCAGGCTTGATCGCGCCGTTCGGGAGGCCGGGGTCTTCGAGCGTGTAGAGACCTTCCCCCGTCCAGGAGGGGGCAGCTATTCCCTGTGGAGTCGGCGTGCTGATGTCCCTGCCTTGCCAGGGTTCGATCAGCGCTTCCCCGCGTTGGCCTCAGCGCTTGAGAAGGGTCCTTCTGGACTGGAGCCGATCTTCAGCAGCGTGGCGATCGAACATATGCTCGATGGCCATTTCCTTTACAGGGGTCCGACGCGCGAGGCGGCCCTCACCCGGCTCAAGGCTGATCCTGAGGATCGTCAGGCCAGGTGGACACTGGCGTTGTTGGCCGTGCTGGCCAACCGCCCGCTGGAGGCATCCAGACAGTTTGCGGGATTGGAACAGCGACTTCCAAACAACGCTTGGCCAAGCGCTTTTCGAGCGGTGGTGCTGCTGGCTGGGTGGGACCCAGGCAAGGCCGCCGCTGTAGCGGCGGCCGCTGGTGAACAGCATGGCAACCAGCCCGTTCTGAGGGGATTGGATGCTGCAGCTTCGGTGCTGTCAGGCGCAATCTGGCGGATTCCGGAGGCTGTTGAAATCCTTCCCGAGGCCATTCGTCTGGTTGAGGAATCGCTCGAAACTCAGGAGAACGCTTCGAGCTGA
- a CDS encoding NAD(P)H-quinone oxidoreductase subunit O — translation MAETPSSPAPATKAPPALKKGALVRVNKSAYEGSTEAGASDPHPPAYIFEGPGELLVVKGTYGQVRWRRPVPDVWLRMDQLEAFS, via the coding sequence ATGGCCGAGACACCGTCGAGCCCAGCTCCAGCCACGAAAGCCCCTCCAGCACTGAAGAAAGGTGCTCTGGTGCGCGTGAACAAGTCGGCTTATGAGGGCAGCACGGAAGCCGGTGCCAGTGATCCCCATCCACCGGCCTACATCTTCGAAGGGCCCGGAGAACTGCTCGTAGTGAAAGGAACCTACGGCCAGGTGCGTTGGCGCAGACCCGTCCCCGACGTGTGGCTGCGGATGGATCAGCTCGAAGCGTTCTCCTGA
- a CDS encoding cation:proton antiporter yields MDNGLSTYLVAFGGLLLVSVLLDDLAARVRVPGILMVLLLGLLINNQVDVSSTRELTLLSLDHAQQITQSSLVLVLFFGGLTTNWSEVRGVIRPAARLATIGVLITAALITAVGIGFDLARGGAALTQIVPRNLFIGAMVASTDASAVLALLRPLQGRLPQPLMDLIECESGFNDPMAVVLAGLALALVGGEGVGAGVLVTDLVRQFLLGILIGFLGGSLTVQLLGTRMGLNQASMLPVVSLALLMVLSGGTSLLGGSPLLAAYVAGLVLGNSDSLDQAVLEKAHSSYAKMAELLLFLCMGLVVAPQDVVYAAGMALLLFLVMQLVRLVMVHLLLWRTPFSPGERIFVCWAGLRGAVPIALAINAWSSGVSWGVLMPPLALAVVLYGLFIQGFALVPLARRMNLTLPDPGADPSSAA; encoded by the coding sequence TTGGATAACGGCCTTTCGACTTATCTGGTGGCCTTCGGTGGTCTCCTGCTCGTGTCGGTGCTTCTGGATGATCTGGCGGCGCGGGTGCGGGTGCCGGGAATCCTCATGGTGCTTCTGCTCGGTCTGCTGATCAACAACCAGGTGGATGTATCCAGCACTCGCGAGCTGACGCTGCTGAGCCTGGACCATGCTCAGCAGATCACCCAGTCATCGCTGGTTCTCGTCCTCTTCTTCGGGGGATTGACGACCAATTGGTCAGAAGTTCGAGGGGTGATTCGGCCAGCTGCGCGCCTGGCCACCATTGGTGTGTTGATCACGGCCGCGTTGATCACCGCCGTGGGGATCGGCTTTGATCTGGCCCGAGGCGGAGCAGCCCTCACGCAGATTGTGCCGCGCAATCTTTTTATCGGCGCCATGGTGGCCAGCACGGATGCGTCGGCGGTGCTGGCACTCCTGAGACCCCTGCAGGGGCGACTGCCACAGCCGCTGATGGATCTGATCGAATGCGAATCGGGCTTCAATGACCCGATGGCCGTGGTGCTGGCCGGTCTTGCCCTCGCACTAGTGGGCGGAGAGGGCGTCGGTGCTGGTGTGCTGGTGACCGATCTGGTGCGTCAGTTTCTGCTCGGAATCCTGATTGGCTTCCTGGGTGGAAGCCTCACCGTTCAGCTCCTCGGCACCCGCATGGGCCTGAACCAGGCCTCGATGCTGCCTGTGGTGAGCCTGGCGCTCCTGATGGTGCTCAGCGGTGGCACGTCTCTGCTGGGAGGCAGCCCGCTGTTGGCGGCTTACGTGGCAGGGCTGGTGCTGGGCAATAGCGACAGTCTGGATCAGGCGGTTCTGGAGAAAGCGCATTCGAGCTACGCCAAAATGGCTGAGCTGCTCCTGTTCCTTTGCATGGGACTGGTCGTCGCTCCCCAGGATGTGGTGTATGCGGCGGGGATGGCCCTTCTGCTTTTTCTGGTGATGCAGCTTGTGAGGCTGGTGATGGTGCACCTTTTGTTGTGGCGAACTCCCTTCAGTCCTGGTGAGCGCATTTTCGTCTGCTGGGCTGGTCTTCGCGGGGCCGTGCCGATCGCCTTGGCCATCAATGCCTGGTCTTCGGGGGTGAGCTGGGGCGTGTTGATGCCTCCCCTGGCTTTGGCGGTGGTGCTCTACGGCCTGTTCATTCAGGGCTTCGCTCTGGTGCCCCTTGCCCGGCGCATGAATCTCACCCTTCCGGATCCAGGCGCTGATCCGTCATCGGCTGCCTAA
- a CDS encoding TIGR01777 family oxidoreductase, with amino-acid sequence MRLLLIGCTGLVGRGLIPLLHEAGHQLTVVSRRSASAVGLPDGIAPQLHWIQADPSAPSSWASSAALTQALAACDGVVNLAGEPIAEQRWTPQHLRLLESSRLETTRCLVEAMAALDTPPSVLVNASAVGYFGTSANARFEESSAPGSDFLASLCQRWEKMAAAKPDATRLVVLRIGIVLSCDGGALAKMLPVFRTGFGGPIGSGQQWMSWIERNDLCRMIQSALEQPSWSGAINAVAPEPVSMADFASGLGRCLDRPSLLPVPGPVLQLLLGDGAQVVLDGQRVCSNRLEELAFSFRCPTLDAALAAATSSSSR; translated from the coding sequence ATGCGTCTCCTGCTGATCGGATGCACAGGCTTGGTCGGGCGTGGGCTGATCCCTCTCCTGCATGAAGCTGGCCATCAACTCACTGTTGTGAGTCGACGATCAGCCTCCGCGGTTGGTCTGCCCGATGGAATCGCCCCCCAGCTGCACTGGATTCAGGCCGACCCATCCGCACCCTCCAGCTGGGCTTCCTCAGCAGCGCTGACCCAGGCTCTTGCAGCCTGTGATGGGGTGGTGAATCTGGCTGGTGAGCCGATCGCAGAACAGCGCTGGACTCCCCAGCATCTGCGCCTACTCGAATCCAGCCGACTGGAGACCACTCGTTGTCTCGTTGAAGCGATGGCTGCGCTCGACACACCTCCCTCCGTTCTCGTGAACGCATCGGCGGTTGGTTATTTCGGCACCAGTGCGAATGCCCGGTTCGAGGAGAGCAGTGCTCCCGGTTCCGATTTTCTGGCGAGTCTCTGCCAGCGCTGGGAAAAAATGGCCGCGGCGAAGCCGGACGCCACTCGACTGGTTGTGTTGCGCATCGGCATTGTGCTGTCTTGCGACGGCGGTGCCCTCGCGAAGATGCTTCCAGTCTTCCGGACTGGATTCGGAGGACCGATCGGGTCGGGTCAGCAATGGATGAGCTGGATCGAGCGCAACGATCTCTGTCGCATGATCCAGAGTGCTTTAGAGCAGCCTTCCTGGTCTGGAGCGATCAATGCCGTCGCACCTGAGCCGGTTTCGATGGCTGACTTCGCTTCTGGGCTCGGACGCTGCTTAGATCGTCCCAGTTTGTTGCCGGTCCCCGGTCCCGTTCTTCAGCTGCTGCTCGGCGATGGCGCTCAAGTGGTGTTGGATGGCCAGCGAGTGTGCTCCAACCGGTTGGAGGAGCTTGCGTTCAGTTTCCGTTGTCCGACGCTTGACGCTGCACTCGCCGCTGCCACCAGCTCCAGCAGCCGTTGA
- a CDS encoding lipid-A-disaccharide synthase-related protein encodes MSRLLLLSNGHGEDLSGSLLAKALANRGHTVEALPLVGRGQPYRDAGIALIGGTQEFSTGGLGYTSLRGRLTELIQGQVVYLLRRLMRLLRIGHRYDLVVVVGDVIPVMAAWLCRRPVATYLVAYSSHYEGRLRLPWPCASCLKSRRFRAVFSRDQCTADDLSDQLRRVVHFLGNPFMDPVLADTRRLPAARRRIGLLPGSRRPELEQNLHLLLQMIEHLPKELFRGEALELDLALVATLEDPSLRALVQPWGWDLSDAVDGSGLQLQRGHCSIHVRRGRFAAVLHSSDLLVCMAGTAAEQAVGLARPVLQLAGQGPQFTAGFAEAQRRLLGPTVFCAPGEPGKTATLEASARLAIDLLERSRLDQDLQRQCQHQALQRLGSAGGGARMAQAISDLVQ; translated from the coding sequence GTGAGCCGCCTGCTCCTGCTGAGCAACGGTCACGGCGAAGATCTGTCTGGATCACTGCTGGCCAAGGCACTGGCAAACCGGGGGCACACCGTGGAGGCCCTGCCCCTGGTGGGACGTGGTCAGCCCTACCGGGATGCTGGCATTGCCCTGATCGGCGGCACGCAGGAATTCAGTACAGGAGGCCTGGGTTACACCAGCCTGCGAGGGCGACTGACCGAACTCATTCAAGGGCAGGTGGTTTATCTGCTGCGGAGGTTGATGCGGCTGCTGCGCATCGGCCATCGCTACGACCTCGTGGTCGTGGTCGGCGATGTGATTCCTGTGATGGCAGCCTGGCTGTGCCGGCGCCCCGTGGCCACTTATCTCGTGGCTTACTCCAGCCATTACGAGGGCCGCCTGCGTTTGCCGTGGCCATGTGCCTCCTGTCTGAAGAGCCGACGCTTCCGTGCCGTCTTCAGCAGGGATCAGTGCACAGCCGATGATCTCAGTGATCAGCTGAGACGGGTGGTGCACTTTCTCGGCAATCCCTTCATGGACCCGGTGCTGGCCGATACCAGGAGACTGCCAGCAGCGAGACGGCGGATCGGCCTCCTGCCGGGGAGCCGCCGACCGGAGCTTGAGCAGAACCTTCATCTGCTTCTGCAGATGATCGAGCATTTGCCCAAAGAGCTCTTCAGGGGGGAAGCGCTTGAGCTTGATCTGGCTCTCGTGGCCACCCTCGAAGACCCATCCCTTCGCGCGCTGGTGCAACCGTGGGGTTGGGATCTGTCCGACGCGGTCGACGGTTCAGGGTTGCAGCTCCAGCGGGGGCACTGCAGCATCCATGTGCGACGCGGCCGATTCGCAGCCGTCTTGCACAGCTCGGATCTGTTGGTGTGCATGGCAGGAACTGCTGCAGAACAGGCGGTGGGACTGGCACGCCCCGTCCTGCAGCTCGCTGGCCAAGGCCCACAGTTCACCGCGGGATTTGCCGAAGCGCAGCGACGCCTGCTCGGCCCCACGGTGTTCTGTGCACCGGGCGAACCTGGGAAAACAGCCACCCTGGAAGCCTCGGCGAGGCTGGCCATCGATCTGCTCGAAAGGAGCCGCCTTGACCAGGATCTGCAGCGGCAATGTCAACACCAAGCCCTACAACGGCTTGGTTCTGCCGGAGGAGGCGCCAGGATGGCCCAAGCCATTTCCGACTTGGTGCAATAA
- a CDS encoding iron-sulfur cluster assembly accessory protein, with the protein MTSTPSTAPAHTAKDGKGILITEPAMKQLAKLCGEQGDNQVLRVGVRSGGCSGMSYTMDFVPASDTQSDDESYEYAASDGQSFRVICDPKSLLYIYGMQLDFSTALIGGGFNFTNPNATQTCGCGSSFAV; encoded by the coding sequence ATGACCTCCACCCCAAGCACTGCGCCGGCGCACACCGCGAAAGACGGCAAGGGGATCCTGATCACTGAACCGGCCATGAAGCAGTTGGCCAAGCTCTGCGGCGAACAGGGTGACAACCAGGTGCTGCGGGTGGGCGTGCGATCCGGCGGATGCAGTGGCATGAGCTACACGATGGATTTCGTGCCGGCTTCAGACACCCAGAGCGATGACGAAAGCTATGAGTACGCGGCCTCTGATGGCCAGAGCTTCCGAGTGATTTGCGACCCGAAAAGCCTGCTTTATATCTACGGAATGCAGCTCGACTTCAGCACAGCGCTGATCGGTGGCGGCTTCAATTTCACCAACCCCAATGCCACGCAGACCTGTGGCTGCGGCAGCTCCTTTGCCGTCTGA